The Microcystis aeruginosa NIES-843 sequence GCACATCTTGACTAGGAGAAACTTTCGTCTGCACGATAATCTTGTCCCTCGGTAGTTGCGGCAAAATTTTGCCTAATTGCATCTCCGAAGTGCCGTAACCCCTAGCGGTTTCGATGTGATTAATCCCCACTTCCAGAGATTTATTGATGATTGCCTCTAAATTGCCTTGATTCTCGTCGGGAATTTGCGACATCGGCACATCCTGCCACTGAAATTGATAGCGCATTCCCCCACAGGAAAACATCGGCATTTGTAGATTAGTGCGACCGAAACGACGATACTGCATATATTCAGTTATCAGTTATCAGTGGGAAGTGAGGAGATGGGGAGGTGGGGTGATGGGGTTTTAGGGTTTTAGGGTTTTGGGGTATTAGTTGAAACTTCCCTATTTCCGCATTCTCCCATTCCCCCATTCCCTATCCCCTGTTCCCCGTTCCCTAAATTTAATCGGATAAAGTGAGAATTTCGACACCGGTTTCGGTGACGGCGATGGTGTGTTCAAATTGGGCCGAAAGTTTACCATCTTTAGTAATAGCAGTCCAACCGTCTTTTAAGACAATATGTTGCCAGGTTCCCTCATTAATCATTGGTTCAATGGTGAATACCATGCCGGGGCGAATTTTTTTGCCCTTGCCACGAGTGCCGTAGTGGGGAACCTGCGGACCGGTGTGAAAAACATTACTGATACCATGACCGACAAAATCTCTAACCACCGAAAATCCTTGTCCTTCGGCATATTCTTGGATAGCCGCCCCGATATCGCCGATTTTACCCCCCGGCTGCACTGCATCTATGCCTCTTTGTAGACATTCTCTGGTAACTTCCACTAACTTTTTGGCCAGGGGGGAGGGAGTACCAACAAAGAAAGTCTGCGAGGTATCGCCGTGATAACCTTCTAAAATCGGGGTGACATCGATGTTAATAATATCGCCGTCTTTGAGGATTTGATCGGCGCTGGGGATGCCGTGACAGATAACCTCGTTAATGCTAGTACAGATGGACTTAGGAAAACCATGGTATCCTAGGGGCGCACTTTTGGCTCCATGGGCGCGAGTCCAACGTTCTGCCTCGTCATTGATTTCTAGGGTACTTACCCCCGGTTTAACCATATCGGCCAGATGGTCTAACAGTTTAGCCGCTAATCGTCCGGCTCGACGCATTTTTTCAATTTCCCGGGGAGAGAGTAAGGTGATGGTATCGTTGCCCATGAATTATCCGACTGTTGAGAAAGATTCTTGTTACATTTCTTATCCTAGCAAAATCGGGCAGCGTTATTGTTTAGGGGGTTGGGTTATGGGAGTGGGGGAGATGGGGAAGTGGGGAGATGGGGTGTAGGGTGTGGGGTGTGGGGTGTGGGGTGTAGGGTGTGGGGAAGTGGGGAAGTGGGGAGACCACTTCGTGCGCGTTGCGGGGGGAAATGGGGAGAATAAATAAAAATAATCTCCTGTCTCCTGTCTCCTGACTACTGATAACTGAGGTTCTTCGTTACTTGGTATGGTTCAATAGGGTGGCATAAATCGACTAAATCCTTATCTGGCAAGAGTTCTATTGATTAGTTCGTTCTAGATCGAAAACAATTGACAAAAATCGCATCAATGTCCTTTTCTATAAGGGATGAAACCCTTATAGAAAAGGACATTGCATAGCACAAACCGAAGAACCATAACTGATAACTGATAACTGATAACTGATAACTGATAACTGATAACTGATAACTGATAACTGATAACTGTCTCCTATCTCCTGACAAGACAAATTAACCGAATCTACCGGCTACATAATCGCGAGTTTGTTGATTAACTGCATCGGTGAAAATTTTCTGGGTGGCATCACATTCCACCAAATGACCGACGCGGCTTT is a genomic window containing:
- the map gene encoding type I methionyl aminopeptidase, which translates into the protein MGNDTITLLSPREIEKMRRAGRLAAKLLDHLADMVKPGVSTLEINDEAERWTRAHGAKSAPLGYHGFPKSICTSINEVICHGIPSADQILKDGDIINIDVTPILEGYHGDTSQTFFVGTPSPLAKKLVEVTRECLQRGIDAVQPGGKIGDIGAAIQEYAEGQGFSVVRDFVGHGISNVFHTGPQVPHYGTRGKGKKIRPGMVFTIEPMINEGTWQHIVLKDGWTAITKDGKLSAQFEHTIAVTETGVEILTLSD